In Sphingomonas sp. SORGH_AS_0950, the following are encoded in one genomic region:
- a CDS encoding NAD-dependent epimerase/dehydratase family protein — MRGNAPILVTGVAGFIGHATAHRLLDRGETVVGVDIVNDYYDPALKQARLATFEGREGFSFHRMDVADAEAVAGLVRERGITRVVHLAAQAGVRYSIANPFAYERSNLAGHLAVMEACRHAPGFVHLVYASSSSVYGDKPMGGQGFREDEPAASPVSLYAATKRACELMSQSYAALYGFPQTGLRFFTVYGPWGRPDMAYFSFTDRIMAGQPIEVYGEGRMARDFTYIDDIVDGIIGALDRPPETGGHRILNIGGSHPVGLMEMIATLERALDREAVKIMKPMQPGDVTATYADVSRLHALTGYAPRVRLQEGLGRFADWYRGYFRV, encoded by the coding sequence ATGCGCGGGAACGCACCCATTCTCGTCACGGGCGTGGCCGGGTTCATCGGCCATGCCACCGCTCACCGGCTGCTCGACCGCGGCGAGACGGTGGTCGGTGTCGACATCGTCAACGATTATTACGACCCGGCGCTGAAGCAGGCCCGGCTCGCGACCTTCGAGGGGCGAGAGGGCTTCTCCTTCCACCGGATGGACGTGGCCGATGCCGAGGCGGTCGCCGGTCTGGTCCGCGAACGGGGCATCACCCGCGTCGTCCATCTCGCCGCGCAGGCGGGCGTGCGGTACAGCATCGCCAATCCCTTCGCCTATGAACGCTCCAACCTGGCCGGACATCTGGCGGTGATGGAGGCGTGTCGCCATGCGCCCGGCTTCGTCCATCTCGTCTATGCCTCGTCGAGTTCGGTCTATGGCGACAAGCCGATGGGCGGGCAGGGGTTTCGCGAGGACGAACCCGCCGCCAGCCCCGTCTCGCTCTATGCCGCGACCAAGCGCGCCTGCGAGTTGATGAGCCAGTCCTATGCCGCGCTTTATGGCTTTCCGCAGACGGGATTGCGGTTCTTCACCGTCTATGGCCCGTGGGGGCGGCCCGACATGGCCTATTTCTCGTTCACCGACCGGATCATGGCGGGCCAGCCGATTGAGGTTTACGGGGAAGGGCGGATGGCGCGCGACTTCACCTATATCGACGACATCGTCGACGGCATCATCGGCGCGCTTGACCGTCCGCCCGAGACGGGGGGACACCGCATATTGAATATCGGCGGCAGCCATCCGGTCGGCCTGATGGAGATGATCGCCACGCTGGAACGCGCGCTGGACCGCGAGGCGGTGAAGATCATGAAGCCGATGCAGCCGGGGGACGTGACGGCGACCTATGCCGATGTCTCGCGGCTCCACGCGCTGACCGGATATGCCCCGCGCGTCCGATTGCAGGAGGGACTCGGCCGCTTCGCCGACTGGTATCGCGGCTATTTCCGGGTCTGA
- a CDS encoding AarF/ABC1/UbiB kinase family protein translates to MLGAIRVAARDRARLAEVIATASRFGLDVLLAHIGLDSARRGPDALPFDLPARTRAAMEALGPVWVKLGQILATRADLLPPDWIAELEKLHSEAPRLPFPQLRDQVEAALGEPPESAFARFDPEPLAAASIAQVHRAALHDGTEVVLKIRRPGIRAIMEADLRLLTQIAAMVEAANAEARRYGAMRMIRALGRDILEELDFTNEGRNADRLREDFAGEPRVVVPLIHWSHSSETLLVMDFIAGVPPRNAATLEAAGIDPAAIASAGADIVLDMTLINGRFHGDPHPGNLLCLPGNRIALLDLGLIGHVSPRRREEVIAFTQSIANSDPTLLAETLRHWSQTDDIAPERFQAVADRLVARHGGGALRLAAILADIFPVLREERIVLQPDMLLLFKALITIDGVLSGIEPDFDLSAALRRASARIVEARLSPERWTRRAAALALELDRLGDDLPRLIRATTRKLESEAPAVSTTGVEAAIRTGAGWIAGALALSGVAIAVAMRLG, encoded by the coding sequence ATGCTGGGCGCGATCCGGGTTGCGGCACGCGACCGCGCCCGTCTGGCCGAGGTGATCGCCACCGCCTCGCGCTTCGGGTTGGACGTGTTGCTGGCGCACATCGGGCTCGACTCGGCGCGGCGGGGCCCGGATGCCCTGCCCTTCGACCTGCCCGCCAGGACGCGCGCCGCCATGGAGGCGCTGGGCCCGGTCTGGGTCAAGCTGGGCCAGATCCTCGCCACCCGCGCCGACCTGTTGCCGCCCGACTGGATCGCCGAACTCGAAAAGCTGCATAGCGAGGCGCCGCGCCTCCCCTTTCCGCAGTTGCGCGATCAGGTCGAGGCGGCGCTGGGCGAGCCGCCCGAGAGCGCCTTTGCCCGGTTCGATCCCGAACCGCTGGCCGCCGCGTCGATCGCGCAGGTCCACCGCGCGGCGCTCCACGACGGGACCGAGGTCGTCCTGAAGATCCGCCGTCCCGGCATCCGCGCCATCATGGAGGCCGACCTTCGCCTGCTGACCCAGATCGCCGCGATGGTCGAGGCGGCCAATGCCGAGGCGCGTCGATACGGCGCGATGCGGATGATTCGCGCGCTGGGCCGCGACATCCTAGAAGAGCTGGACTTCACCAACGAAGGTCGCAACGCCGACCGGCTGCGCGAGGATTTCGCGGGCGAGCCGCGCGTGGTCGTGCCGCTCATCCACTGGTCGCACAGCTCGGAAACGCTGCTGGTGATGGACTTCATCGCGGGCGTGCCGCCGCGCAACGCCGCGACGCTGGAAGCGGCGGGGATCGATCCTGCCGCCATCGCCTCGGCGGGGGCGGACATCGTGCTCGACATGACGCTGATCAACGGGCGTTTTCACGGCGACCCGCATCCGGGCAACCTCCTCTGCCTGCCGGGCAACCGCATCGCGCTGCTCGACCTGGGCCTGATCGGCCATGTCAGCCCGCGTCGCCGCGAAGAGGTGATCGCCTTTACCCAGTCGATCGCGAACAGCGACCCGACCTTGCTCGCCGAAACGCTGAGACACTGGTCGCAAACCGATGATATCGCGCCCGAACGGTTCCAGGCGGTTGCCGACCGGCTGGTCGCGCGGCATGGCGGCGGCGCGTTGCGGCTGGCGGCGATCCTGGCCGATATCTTCCCCGTGCTTCGCGAAGAACGGATCGTCCTGCAACCCGACATGCTGCTGCTGTTCAAGGCGCTGATCACCATCGACGGCGTGTTGAGCGGCATTGAGCCCGATTTCGACCTGTCCGCCGCGCTGCGCAGGGCAAGCGCCCGGATCGTCGAGGCGCGGCTGTCGCCCGAGCGCTGGACGCGGCGCGCGGCGGCGCTGGCGCTGGAACTGGACCGGCTGGGCGACGACCTGCCCCGGCTGATCCGGGCGACGACCCGCAAGCTGGAAAGCGAGGCCCCCGCCGTCTCGACCACCGGGGTCGAGGCCGCGATCCGCACCGGCGCGGGCTGGATCGCGGGCGCGCTGGCCCTGTCGGGCGTGGCGATCGCGGTGGCGATGCGGCTGGGTTAA
- a CDS encoding SGNH/GDSL hydrolase family protein, with product MGYASGSIGVGLSRLARLNVSPDRRLTKQLTALGDSRVAIIYLDFGRRNRCARSPINWANALLGHNMTIGDTFGVSGDRTDQMLARLPAAIATGAGLLYVQGGINNIGQVATGFTYNHAVTGETVTIDTIAAVAMRDLRLIADTAYAAGMTVVLENEVGGSSLTSGEKIAALVQLRHLIADYAERTPGIHVHDAYPVVMQAGATTPTFRSGYSYDGIHMNARGAYWHGKSLAALLARIVPPRPVLSSGVIDTPANGRRQILTNHLFTTTTGGTAGNGVTGDAPSGWTAAMSSGGGSATLSNVTNPDGIGNGVQAAISFGGAGHFRLEQTLPGTVGGQYHANLRPGDELEGFALVELVAAPASLQSITLELAGASMGSNGTAFGSQDMSNPNGANDQGINDPALMTLRTRPAIVPASSGPYPYLIATLRVSALAAGNATVIVRQMGLRRRVTAA from the coding sequence ATGGGATATGCCTCTGGCAGCATCGGGGTCGGCCTGTCGCGTCTGGCCCGCCTGAATGTCAGCCCCGACCGGCGGCTGACCAAGCAACTGACCGCGCTCGGCGACAGCCGGGTGGCGATCATCTATCTCGACTTCGGCCGCCGCAACCGCTGCGCGCGGTCGCCGATCAACTGGGCCAATGCGCTGCTCGGCCACAATATGACGATCGGGGACACGTTCGGCGTCAGCGGCGACCGGACCGACCAGATGCTGGCGCGGCTGCCCGCCGCGATCGCGACCGGCGCGGGGCTGCTCTATGTGCAGGGCGGTATCAACAATATCGGCCAAGTCGCGACGGGATTTACCTATAATCACGCGGTCACCGGCGAGACGGTGACGATCGACACGATCGCCGCCGTCGCGATGCGGGACCTGAGGCTGATCGCCGATACCGCCTACGCCGCCGGAATGACCGTGGTCCTGGAGAATGAGGTCGGCGGATCGAGCCTGACCAGCGGAGAGAAGATCGCGGCGCTGGTCCAGCTGCGTCACCTGATCGCCGACTATGCCGAACGGACGCCCGGCATCCATGTCCATGACGCCTATCCCGTGGTGATGCAGGCCGGGGCGACGACGCCGACCTTTCGTTCGGGCTATTCCTATGACGGCATCCATATGAATGCGCGCGGGGCCTATTGGCACGGCAAGAGCCTGGCGGCGCTGCTCGCGCGGATCGTACCGCCGCGCCCGGTCCTGTCGAGCGGGGTCATCGACACGCCCGCCAATGGCCGTCGCCAGATCCTGACCAACCATCTGTTCACCACGACGACCGGCGGGACGGCGGGCAACGGGGTGACGGGCGATGCGCCCTCGGGCTGGACCGCCGCGATGAGCAGCGGCGGCGGCTCCGCCACGCTGTCGAACGTCACCAATCCCGACGGCATCGGCAACGGGGTCCAGGCTGCGATCAGCTTTGGCGGCGCGGGTCATTTCCGGCTGGAGCAGACCTTGCCCGGCACGGTCGGCGGGCAATATCACGCCAATCTGCGGCCGGGCGACGAACTGGAGGGCTTCGCGCTCGTCGAACTGGTCGCCGCTCCCGCCTCGCTCCAGTCGATCACCCTGGAACTGGCGGGGGCCAGCATGGGCTCCAACGGCACGGCCTTCGGATCGCAGGACATGAGCAATCCGAACGGCGCCAACGATCAGGGGATCAACGACCCCGCGCTGATGACCCTGCGCACCCGCCCCGCCATCGTCCCGGCGTCGAGCGGCCCCTATCCCTATCTGATCGCGACGCTTCGCGTCTCCGCGCTGGCGGCGGGCAATGCGACGGTGATCGTCCGGCAGATGGGGCTTCGCCGCCGGGTGACGGCGGCCTAG
- a CDS encoding molybdopterin-binding protein codes for MQADPASERIWTAALIVIGDEILSGRTQDRNIAQLATWLNVQGIRLAEVRVVADQPDAIAEAVNTLRARNDYLFTTGGIGPTHDDITVDSIAASLGVAVIEHPEARAILEDYYTTRGGVTPARARMARTPEGASLIPNRVSGAPGIRIGNIFIMAGVPHITAGMLDALTGTLEGGRPVVSGTVGCWVGESEVADLLRATEKAHEGVAIGSYPFFREGRTGANFVVRSPDPALMETCLADLTRALEATGRDVVPGGI; via the coding sequence ATGCAAGCCGACCCCGCCTCCGAGCGTATCTGGACCGCCGCGCTGATCGTCATCGGCGACGAAATCCTCTCTGGCCGCACCCAGGACCGGAACATCGCGCAACTGGCGACATGGCTGAACGTGCAGGGCATCAGGCTGGCCGAGGTGCGGGTCGTCGCGGACCAGCCGGATGCCATCGCCGAGGCGGTCAACACGCTGCGCGCGCGCAACGACTATCTTTTCACCACCGGCGGGATCGGCCCGACGCATGACGACATCACCGTCGATTCGATCGCGGCGTCGCTGGGCGTGGCGGTGATCGAACATCCCGAGGCGCGGGCGATCCTGGAGGATTATTACACCACGCGCGGCGGCGTGACCCCGGCCCGCGCGCGAATGGCGCGGACGCCGGAGGGGGCCTCGCTGATCCCCAACCGCGTGTCGGGCGCGCCGGGCATCCGGATCGGCAATATCTTTATCATGGCGGGCGTGCCGCACATCACGGCGGGGATGCTCGATGCGCTGACCGGCACGCTGGAGGGCGGGCGGCCGGTCGTGTCGGGCACGGTCGGCTGCTGGGTGGGGGAGAGCGAGGTGGCCGATCTGCTCCGCGCGACCGAAAAGGCGCATGAGGGCGTCGCCATCGGCAGCTATCCCTTTTTCCGCGAAGGCCGGACCGGCGCCAATTTCGTCGTGCGCAGCCCCGACCCGGCGCTGATGGAGACGTGCCTGGCCGATCTGACCCGCGCGCTGGAGGCGACGGGGCGCGACGTGGTGCCGGGCGGCATCTGA
- a CDS encoding exopolysaccharide biosynthesis polyprenyl glycosylphosphotransferase translates to MSFATALTDEMSLAGAIHRRNVRIRLYVALMMIDVIAISLGFLVASLFRDGQWLSFSGIDLAYPILPIYLIIAFNSEAYGRDALTSGTISLRRSLTPLAITFFAAMTLIFFFKAGPELSRVALAIGMASSAVFMAAMRMTLVIMVRPTAAPKLVAELLIVDDMTREEWSEPQLCDTVFSKEAGVEPDLENPYMLHRLAELLAKYERVVVRCAPNRQHDWALLLRGAAVDGEILIPGFGSLGVLGLTDFKGRQTLVVAQGPLSYRDMFKKRMLDLLITVPLVIALTPMLLLIALAVKLDSPGPVLFRQERIGRGNRIFHILKFRSMRVESSDAKGNTSASRDDKRITRVGGFIRKTSIDELPQLLNVLLGDMSLVGPRPHALGSLAGDQLFWEVDRQYWQRHALKPGITGLAQVRGFRGATHRDVDLKNRLRADLEYLHGWSLARDISILFRTAAVLVHKNAY, encoded by the coding sequence ATGAGTTTCGCGACAGCGCTGACGGATGAAATGTCGCTCGCCGGGGCTATCCACCGGCGGAACGTCCGCATCCGGCTGTATGTCGCGCTGATGATGATCGACGTGATCGCGATCAGCCTGGGCTTTCTGGTGGCCAGCCTGTTCCGCGACGGCCAGTGGCTGTCGTTCAGCGGCATCGACCTGGCCTATCCGATCCTGCCCATCTACCTGATCATCGCGTTCAACAGCGAGGCCTATGGCCGCGACGCGCTGACCAGCGGGACGATCTCGCTGCGCCGGTCGCTGACGCCGCTGGCGATCACCTTCTTCGCGGCGATGACGCTCATCTTCTTCTTCAAGGCCGGGCCCGAACTGTCGCGCGTCGCGCTGGCGATCGGCATGGCGAGCAGCGCGGTCTTCATGGCAGCGATGCGCATGACGCTGGTCATCATGGTCCGCCCGACCGCCGCGCCCAAGCTGGTCGCCGAACTGCTGATCGTCGACGACATGACGCGCGAGGAATGGTCCGAGCCGCAGCTGTGCGACACCGTCTTCTCCAAGGAAGCCGGGGTCGAGCCCGATCTCGAAAACCCCTATATGCTCCACCGCCTGGCCGAGCTGCTGGCGAAATATGAGCGCGTGGTCGTCCGCTGCGCCCCCAATCGCCAGCATGACTGGGCGCTGCTGCTGCGCGGCGCGGCGGTGGACGGCGAGATCCTGATCCCCGGCTTCGGCTCGCTCGGCGTGCTGGGGCTGACCGATTTCAAGGGGCGCCAGACCTTGGTCGTGGCGCAGGGGCCGCTCAGCTATCGCGACATGTTCAAGAAGCGCATGCTCGATCTGCTGATCACCGTGCCGCTGGTCATCGCGCTGACCCCGATGCTGCTGCTGATCGCGCTGGCGGTGAAGCTCGACTCGCCGGGCCCCGTGCTGTTCCGGCAGGAACGGATCGGGCGCGGCAACCGTATCTTCCACATCCTGAAATTCCGCTCGATGCGGGTCGAGAGCAGCGATGCCAAGGGCAACACCTCGGCCTCGCGCGACGACAAGCGGATCACCCGCGTCGGCGGCTTCATTCGCAAGACCAGCATCGACGAACTGCCGCAGCTGCTGAACGTCCTGCTGGGCGACATGAGCCTGGTCGGCCCGCGTCCGCACGCGCTGGGCTCGCTCGCCGGGGACCAGCTGTTCTGGGAAGTCGACCGCCAATATTGGCAGCGTCACGCGCTGAAGCCCGGCATCACCGGACTGGCGCAGGTGCGTGGCTTCCGGGGCGCGACGCACCGCGACGTCGACCTCAAGAACCGCCTGCGCGCCGATCTGGAATATCTGCACGGCTGGAGCCTGGCACGGGACATCTCGATCCTGTTCCGTACGGCGGCGGTTCTGGTGCACAAGAACGCCTATTGA
- a CDS encoding glycosyltransferase family 1 protein — MTKIYVNGRFLGRTMTGVERFAFMVLDRVHARIVSGAEPARWTLLLPPGVEKPAQWTGFAAKNVGSWGGHFWEQATLPGAARDGVLVNLCNSGPVLPRRSLTIIHDALVYDMPGNFSRPYRLLHQSLGRLLSRRSHLGTVSMFSRDRLSAVLKVPTDAIPVIPNAADHIDAIAPDDTVLNALDVERGRYLLFVGSFAPNKNLPRALEAFARIRRPEDRLVLVGAAVRSFAQNGLGDVPPEGVVLPGRISDAALMSLYRSARALVFPSLYEGFGIPPLEAMRFGRPVIAGDIPPVREVCGDAALYCDPQSVEAIATAMQTMLRDDAVHADVTSRVSARSRQFSWDASADALLRALKAV, encoded by the coding sequence ATGACGAAGATCTACGTGAACGGCCGGTTCCTCGGCCGGACGATGACCGGGGTCGAACGCTTCGCCTTCATGGTGCTGGACCGCGTCCATGCGCGGATCGTTTCGGGCGCGGAGCCCGCGCGATGGACGCTCCTCCTGCCGCCTGGGGTTGAAAAGCCTGCGCAATGGACTGGTTTCGCGGCAAAAAACGTCGGAAGCTGGGGCGGGCATTTCTGGGAGCAGGCGACGCTGCCGGGGGCTGCGCGGGACGGGGTGTTGGTCAATCTGTGCAATTCGGGGCCGGTGCTGCCACGTCGGTCGCTGACCATCATTCACGATGCGCTGGTCTATGACATGCCGGGCAATTTTTCGCGCCCCTACCGGCTACTGCACCAGAGTTTGGGGCGGCTTCTGTCCCGCCGATCCCATCTTGGGACGGTTTCGATGTTCTCGCGCGACAGATTGTCGGCGGTGCTTAAGGTTCCCACGGACGCCATCCCGGTCATCCCCAATGCCGCCGATCATATCGACGCGATCGCCCCCGACGACACGGTGCTGAACGCGCTCGATGTCGAGCGCGGCCGCTATCTGCTGTTCGTCGGATCCTTCGCGCCCAACAAGAACCTGCCGCGCGCGCTGGAGGCGTTCGCGCGGATTCGGCGGCCCGAGGACCGGCTGGTGCTGGTCGGCGCGGCGGTGCGGTCCTTTGCGCAGAATGGGCTGGGCGACGTGCCGCCCGAGGGCGTCGTGCTGCCCGGCCGGATCAGCGATGCGGCGCTCATGAGCCTTTATCGCTCGGCACGGGCGCTGGTCTTTCCCAGTCTTTACGAAGGATTCGGCATCCCGCCGCTGGAGGCGATGCGGTTCGGCCGCCCGGTGATCGCGGGCGACATTCCCCCGGTGCGCGAGGTGTGCGGCGACGCCGCGCTCTATTGCGATCCGCAGTCGGTCGAGGCGATCGCGACGGCGATGCAGACGATGCTGCGCGACGACGCCGTGCATGCCGATGTGACCAGCCGAGTCAGCGCGCGCAGTCGGCAGTTCAGCTGGGATGCCAGCGCCGATGCCCTGCTGCGCGCGCTGAAGGCGGTCTAG
- the map gene encoding type I methionyl aminopeptidase codes for MTEYVTVSANAPEGRTGAIKLWGREAFDGMHKAGRLAAETLDMLVPHMVPGVATAEIDRLIHQFILERGGVPATLGYRGYTHSTCISINHVVCHGIPSEKTLKSGDIVNVDVTPIVDGWHGDTSRMYLIGDVPLKARKLVEVTYECLMLGIEQARPGNHMGDVANAIQRHAEKHRYGVVRDFCGHGLGLLFHDAPEVVHVGRPGTGPELKPGMIFTIEPMINIGRPDVKLLDDGWTAVTRDRSLSAQFEHSIGITEDGCEIFTLSPAGFTQPPYS; via the coding sequence ATGACCGAATATGTGACCGTTTCCGCCAACGCGCCCGAGGGGCGGACCGGCGCGATCAAGCTGTGGGGCCGCGAGGCGTTCGATGGCATGCACAAGGCGGGCCGCCTGGCCGCCGAGACGCTGGACATGCTCGTGCCCCATATGGTGCCGGGCGTCGCCACCGCCGAGATCGACCGGCTGATCCACCAGTTCATCCTGGAACGCGGCGGCGTGCCCGCGACGCTGGGCTATCGCGGCTATACCCATTCGACCTGCATCTCGATCAACCATGTCGTCTGCCACGGCATTCCGTCCGAAAAGACGCTGAAGTCGGGCGATATCGTCAATGTCGACGTGACCCCGATCGTCGATGGCTGGCATGGCGACACCAGCCGCATGTACCTGATCGGCGACGTGCCGCTGAAGGCGCGCAAGCTGGTCGAGGTCACCTATGAATGCCTGATGCTGGGCATCGAGCAGGCCCGGCCCGGCAACCATATGGGCGATGTGGCCAACGCCATCCAGCGCCATGCCGAGAAGCATCGTTACGGCGTGGTCCGCGATTTCTGCGGCCATGGCCTGGGCCTGTTGTTCCATGACGCGCCCGAGGTGGTCCATGTCGGTCGCCCCGGCACCGGCCCCGAGCTGAAGCCCGGCATGATCTTCACCATCGAGCCGATGATCAATATCGGCCGCCCCGATGTGAAGCTGCTCGACGATGGCTGGACGGCGGTGACGCGCGACCGGTCGCTCTCGGCACAGTTCGAGCATTCGATCGGCATCACCGAAGACGGCTGCGAGATCTTCACGCTCAGCCCGGCGGGCTTCACCCAGCCGCCTTATAGCTGA
- a CDS encoding cellulase family glycosylhydrolase, whose product MKRRSSPASLVRLGGRVLACATLLVATQSACSGQAAGTLPDGPLTRRATPLIVGVGVHFGIGGQFGYEPAPTAKAIDELGVASFRDDIPWVAFKQKGLAVPGDISPRQQAMVAATRARPLWILTYTHPAVDGGKAPVSDTARRAFAAFNQDAVRVTEARQPLYEIWNEWNLNAAPERGMLRGAGTADDPRSGINYARLANQATRAIRAVDPKAMILVGAAGEDKGWAWVRSVAANGGLAGASALSVHYYNQCEPVAKRTGADAIGQIEALHRALPTTDGHALPIYVTELGWPTTTGGPCGDITPERAADNVAQFLLWSAATPWMGGVWVYQLKDQGRRPSEMEDNFGLYTYDYRPKPAACAVREATALASAGKAWRVDRSQPGITALRVDGAEGSKMIVWTDAPDDRLVLKFSGSVRYRPICGQAGQGAAVPVGYRPVVIALGAAKATAPRFERQ is encoded by the coding sequence GTGAAACGACGATCATCCCCCGCATCGCTGGTTCGGCTGGGCGGCCGTGTGCTGGCCTGCGCCACCCTGCTGGTCGCGACCCAGTCCGCCTGCTCCGGACAGGCGGCGGGCACGCTGCCCGATGGGCCGCTGACCAGACGCGCCACGCCGCTGATCGTCGGGGTGGGCGTGCATTTCGGCATCGGCGGCCAATTCGGCTATGAGCCCGCTCCCACCGCCAAGGCGATCGACGAGCTGGGCGTCGCCTCGTTCCGCGACGACATCCCCTGGGTCGCCTTCAAGCAGAAGGGACTGGCGGTTCCCGGCGACATCTCGCCCCGACAACAGGCGATGGTTGCCGCCACCCGCGCGCGGCCGCTGTGGATCCTCACCTATACCCACCCCGCCGTCGATGGCGGCAAGGCGCCGGTGTCCGATACGGCGCGGCGTGCCTTTGCCGCCTTCAACCAGGACGCGGTGCGCGTCACCGAAGCGCGCCAGCCGCTTTATGAAATCTGGAACGAGTGGAATCTGAACGCCGCGCCCGAGCGCGGGATGCTGCGCGGGGCGGGCACCGCCGACGATCCGCGTTCGGGCATCAACTATGCCCGGCTCGCCAACCAGGCGACGCGCGCGATCCGCGCGGTCGATCCCAAGGCCATGATCCTGGTCGGCGCGGCGGGCGAGGACAAGGGCTGGGCCTGGGTCCGCTCGGTCGCCGCCAATGGCGGGCTGGCCGGGGCGAGTGCGCTGTCGGTCCATTATTACAACCAGTGCGAGCCGGTGGCGAAGCGGACCGGCGCCGATGCGATCGGCCAGATCGAGGCGCTGCACCGCGCGCTGCCGACGACCGACGGCCATGCGCTGCCCATCTATGTCACCGAGCTGGGCTGGCCGACCACCACGGGCGGCCCCTGCGGCGATATCACGCCCGAGCGCGCGGCGGACAATGTCGCACAATTCCTGCTATGGTCGGCCGCGACGCCCTGGATGGGCGGCGTCTGGGTCTATCAGCTGAAGGATCAGGGACGGCGACCGAGCGAGATGGAGGATAATTTCGGCCTCTACACCTATGACTATCGCCCGAAGCCCGCCGCCTGTGCGGTGCGCGAGGCGACGGCGCTGGCGTCCGCGGGCAAGGCGTGGCGGGTGGACCGGTCGCAGCCGGGCATCACCGCCCTGCGCGTCGACGGGGCGGAGGGTTCGAAGATGATCGTCTGGACCGACGCGCCGGACGATCGGCTCGTGCTGAAATTCTCCGGGTCGGTGCGCTATCGCCCGATCTGCGGGCAAGCGGGTCAGGGCGCGGCGGTGCCGGTCGGCTATCGTCCGGTCGTGATCGCACTCGGCGCGGCTAAGGCGACCGCGCCGCGCTTCGAACGGCAATAG